A region of Dioscorea cayenensis subsp. rotundata cultivar TDr96_F1 chromosome 5, TDr96_F1_v2_PseudoChromosome.rev07_lg8_w22 25.fasta, whole genome shotgun sequence DNA encodes the following proteins:
- the LOC120260490 gene encoding protein PHYTOCHROME-DEPENDENT LATE-FLOWERING-like: MGLSFKVSRTGSRYRHHPPPPDLPAAEDAGCVPSSPEELEGKVGLLGLDNGLADHSVSLVKCKKNSDEQELLVSFSLNLFPDGFSIGKPTEDMLLTLVRDLPKALHPYDRASKSLFSAIENGWLPGELLDDLPCKYLNGTIMCEVCDYRDIMSKDSKLDSNGTSEVFPKVQKVHLRMGTETVVKDMPLISDDAWTYNDLLQAESRIIKALQPVLYLEPKPSLDRLCKAPVLKQLDLGTCGTASKRKHHIGPDAEFNRQSDRTDALSNASAGNLKSQLEGEAKCPTQSHSTSMTNVESTKYGIEQASPLTCFHGSVINDPFSSPIAGPVSSIRTARDEALKGSCIGHKVPANFPLAKSDKLTPGVPCLKPTLKRPKQEPQDFDTHQIVTTKRAKFLEPDLQRKIAALCEPGESQDPLNLLCSRSDNYTHSQVMNEEVSGEKWVPNGQNLFPLCLRDVPTSIVKQPIEFETKNIVKSEPLNGTNEQASSVRSGKTSTNLPLASIKPLPPQMYWINASSSIEKPPKKETASRIKKAVGASQVSAGRSLNSQYSRVGGKQTNVIEVSHIMREDASPIETSKGNVTSVPATLNENAFTNPTSTNSLISASQTPSRAKKNSRSKCKNPSPVTSANASGRAVNKSEIPNYSKNVLVRTPSLQFLPEIDSVRAIRMNFSRIEVLAKRHGLNKRKVKNDKILKTRSLPDPRMPQCCLIMDKNTEDFIAFAEKKCMSKSILCGSRNTCKIRILSYRRVRILFRDGMPIFVDDSWSKLVLRESDGPDIHKVAAEMLYGDNEQSIHLAYLPTAHHADLYASQFTSLMVREGFELLDDQVRFQPSATPASTSNSRMGSHGPGELPSTRYFPNQSAETTTANSIPTLKCLGYPSQNDPSPMSPNLTRPIVLEIAPELSCIPMHQSLNQSFLPIFPKSTLDATTVVMLDQLPNNPRLQHLNLHQFQQQYQQQSIMQQTMPGNSLGGHSFTSDEQRVTEFCSSNNQQISRGGSAIQAAVLARLNRSPSVGTGVIEGGPRMSPSCGTIWTNDGSPLSPALDMSPSNQNQIRTRTRSNLCSNYDLLHQHQAQQARLQQPENWQRRQQLLPQQYSSPTATQMSQCTPNSPMQFISGSAPQQTNAGVSVASSRQVSAQIVGSGGSVTRSPMGLKGVGKGSSSGVGNNMRQ; encoded by the exons ATGGGGCTCTCCTTCAAGGTCTCTCGCACTGGTTCCCGCTACCGTCATCACCCTCCACCGCCTGACCTACCCGCCGCTGAAGACGCTGGGTGTGTCCCTTCTTCCCCTGAGGAATTAGAGGGAAAG GTTGGTTTGTTGGGATTAGATAATGGCCTTGCTGATCATTCTGTTTCATTAGTTAAGTGCAAAAAGAATTCTGATGAACAAG AGCTTCTCGTGTCTTTCTCATTGAATCTATTTCCTGATGGATTCTCTATTGGAAAACCTACTGAG GATATGCTATTGACTTTGGTCAGAGATTTGCCCAAAGCATTGCACCCTTATGATAGGGCATCTAAAAGCTTGTTCTCT gCAATTGAGAATGGCTGGCTGCCTGGAGAATTACTGGATGACTTGCCATGCAAGTACCTTAATGGAACTATTATGTGTGAG GTGTGCGACTATAGAGACATTATGTCTAAAGACTCTAAACTAGACAGTAATGGCACTTCTGAAGTGTTTCCAAAAGTTCAGAAAGTGCACTTACGAATGGGCACAGAAACTGTAGTGAAGGACATGCCATTAATATCTGATGATGCATGGACATACAATGATTTATTG CAAGCTGAATCTAGGATTATTAAAGCCTTGCAACCCGTTCTCTATTTAGAACCAAAGCCATCACTGGACAGACTATGTAAAGCGCCAGTATTGAAACAG CTTGATTTAGGCACATGTGGTACTGCATCAAAAAGAAAGCATCACATCGGACCGGATGCTGAATTCAATAGACAATCAGACAGGACGGACGCCCTTAGCAACGCTTCCGCGGGCAATTTAAAATCCCAATTAGAAGGTGAAGCAAAATGTCCTACTCAGTCCCATTCTACAAGCATGACAAATGTGGAGAGTACAAAATATGGTATAGAGCAAGCTTCACCGTTGACATGCTTCCATGGCTCGGTAATCAATgaccctttttcttctcccattGCTGGGCCGGTTTCATCCATTAGGACAGCGCGGGACGAAGCTCTTAAAGGCTCATGCATAGGTCATAAAGTTCCCGCGAATTTTCCTCTGGCAAAGAGTGATAAGTTGACCCCCGGCGTACCCTGCTTGAAGCCTACTCTTAAACGGCCAAAGCAAGAGCCGCAAGACTTTGATACACATCAGATTGTTACTACTAAAAGGGCAAAATTTCTTGAACCAGATCTACAAAGGAAGATCGCAGCTTTATGTGAGCCAGGGGAATCACAGGACCCTCTTAACTTGCTATGTTCAAGATCAGATAACTACACTCATTCTCAGGTGATGAATGAAGAAGTTTCTGGGGAAAAATGGGTGCCAAACGGTCAGAACCTATTTCCTTTGTGCTTAAGGGATGTGCCAACTAGCATTGTAAAACAGCCCATTGAGTTTGAAACCAAAAATATAGTGAAGTCAGAACCTCTGAATGGTACAAATGAACAGGCCTCGAGTGTTAGAAGCGGTAAAACCAGCACGAATCTGCCTTTGGCTTCTATAAAACCTTTGCCGCCACAGATGTACTGGATAAATGCCAGTTCATCCATAGAGAAGCCTCCCAAGAAGGAAACTGCTTCACGGATTAAGAAGGCAGTAGGAGCCTCCCAGGTTTCCGCTGGACGCTCACTGAATTCTCAATATTCTCGAGTGGGAGGAAAGCAAACGAACGTGATAGAAGTTTCACATATCATGCGCGAAGATGCCTCTCCTATCGAAACGTCAAAGGGCAATGTTACATCAGTACCTGCTACTTTAAATGAAAATGCTTTTACAAATCCTACTTCTACCAATTCTTTGATCAGTGCAAGTCAAACTCCATCTCGCGCTAAGAAGAATTCCAGATCCAAGTGCAAAAATCCATCCCCTGTCACTAGTGCCAATGCTTCGGGAAGAGCTGTCAACAAATCTGAAATTCCAAACTATTCAAAAAATGTCCTTGTCAGAACTCCGTCTTTGCAGTTTCTACCCGAAATTGATAGCGTTCGCGCTATTCGTATGAACTTCTCAAGGATTGAAGTGTTGGCCAAAAG GCATGGGCTGAATAAAAGAAAGGTTAAGAATGACAAAATTCTCAAAACAAGATCATTACCTGATCCACGAATGCCCCAGTGCTGCTTAATTATGGATAAGAATACTGAAGACTTTATTGCCTTTGCTGAAAAGAAATGCATGTCAAAATCCATTCTTTGCGGTAGCAGGAATACTTGCAAGATCAGAATACTTAGTTATCGACGTGTCAGAATTTTATTCAGGG ATGGTATGCCCATCTTTGTTGATGACTCTTGGAGCAAACTAGTCTTGCGCGAATCCGACGGGCCTGATATCCACAAGGTGGCTGCAGAAATGCTTTATGGAGATAATGAACAGAGTATTCATCTTGCATACCTTCCAACTGCT CATCATGCAGATTTATATGCTTCCCAGTTCACTTCATTG ATGGTACGTGAGGGATTTGAACTTCTAGATGATCAAGTTCGGTTCCAACCTTCTGCCACCCCTGCTAGCACATCTAATAGCCGGATGGGCTCCCATGGACCCGGCGAGCTTCCCAGCACCAGGTATTTTCCAAACCAATCAGCAGAAACAACTACCGCCAATAGCATTCCGACTCTCAAGTGTCTTGGATATCCATCACAAAATGATCCATCGCCTATGAGTCCAAATTTGACCAGGCCGATAGTGCTAGAAATTGCTCCAGAACTCAGTTGTATCCCTATGCATCAATCATTAAACCAAAGCTTCTTGCCAATTTTTCCGAAAAGCACTTTGGATGCTACAACTGTTGTGATGCTTGATCAACTGCCTAACAACCCCCGTCTTCAGCACCTTAACTTGCATCAGTTTCAACAACAATACCAACAACAGTCTATTATGCAGCAAACTATGCCAGGTAATAGTCTCGGAGGGCATTCTTTCACTTCAGATGAGCAAAGAGTTACTGAGTTCTGTTCCTCCAATAATCAACAAATTAGTAGAGGAGGTTCCGCAATCCAAGCCGCAGTTCTTGCAAGGCTAAATCGCTCTCCAAGCGTCGGAACAGGGGTCATAGAAGGTGGACCAAGGATGAGTCCCTCTTGTGGAACTATTTGGACAAACGATGGTTCTCCACTGAGCCCGGCTTTGGATATGAGTCCTAgtaatcaaaaccaaatcagAACCAGGACACGCAGCAACTTGTGTTCAAACTATGATTTACTGCATCAGCATCAGGCACAACAAGCTAGATTACAACAGCCAGAAAATTGGCAGCGGCGACAACAACTCTTGCCTCAGCAATATAGTTCACCAACTGCAACTCAAATGAGTCAGTGCACACCAAATAGCCCAATGCAGTTTATTTCAGGATCAGCTCCACAACAGACCAATGCCGGCGTTAGTGTTGCTAGCAGCCGACAGGTGAGTGCGCAGATTGTTGGTTCTGGTGGTAGCGTAACAAGATCTCCGATGGGGTTGAAGGGTGTTGGCAAAGGAAGTTCTAGTGGAGTCGGCAATAACATGAGGCAGTAA
- the LOC120261827 gene encoding WAT1-related protein At3g18200 — protein sequence MRGERGVYSEKVKLLVGVLTLQFCFAGFHIVSRAALNMGVSKIVFPVYRNIIALVLLAPFAYFLEKKDRPPLTFSLTVELFFFALVGITANQGFYLLGLYYLSPTYASAIQNSVPAITFAMAAALRLEQVNINKKHGVAKLVGTIISIGGATIITLYKGPPILHQQHYITLGAIFSSSQILNWTLGCVYILGNCIAWSAWMVLQVPLLKKYPARLSITTITCFFGVIQFLVIAAFAEPDINKWKVHSGGELFTILYAGLVASGISFSLQIWCIDRGGPLFVAVFQPVQTVAVAIMASLILGDQLYSGGIIGSVLIIIGLYSVLWGKSEEKKPGSHEGVKDITKQLLDEENNQHRGNADIPC from the exons atgaggGGAGAGAGAGGAGTTTATTCTGAGAAGGTGAAGCTTCTCGTTGGTGTTCTTACACTTCAGTTCTGCTTTGCAGGATTCCATATTGTATCAAGAGCTGCTCTTAATATGGGTGTCAGTAAAATTGTGTTCCCTGTTTATAGAAACATCATAGCACTGGTTTTGTTGGCACCTTTTGCTTATTTTCTAGAGAA GAAAGATAGGCCACCTCTCACTTTCTCTTTGACGGTTGAACTGTTCTTCTTTGCATTAGTTGG GATAACTGCAAACCAAGGATTCTATCTTTTAGGATTGTACTATTTATCACCAACTTATGCATCTGCAATACAAAACTCGGTTCCTGCTATCACCTTTGCCATGGCTGCAGCTTTAAG GCTGGAACAAGTGAATATTAATAAGAAGCATGGAGTTGCAAAGCTAGTTGGAACAATAATAAGCATAGGAGGTGCTACTATTATCACTCTATACAAAGGCCCTCCTATCCTTCACCAACAGCACTACATCACCTTAGGAGCCATCTTTTCTTCAAGCCAGATACTAAACTGGACTTTGGGATGTGTTTACATTCTTGGCAATTGCATTGCCTGGTCTGCTTGGATGGTCCTTCAG GTTCCACTGTTGAAAAAGTATCCTGCCAGGCTCTCAATCACAACAATCACTTGCTTTTTTGGAGTCATTCAGTTCTTAGTCATTGCAGCTTTTGCAGAACCAGACATCAATAAGTGGAAAGTTCATTCAGGAGGAGAACTCTTCACCATTCTCTATGCT GGACTTGTGGCATCTGGGATCTCATTTTCTCTTCAGATTTGGTGCATTGACAGAGGAGGACCCCTCTTTGTTGCTGTCTTCCAACCTGTACAAACAGTAGCAGTGGCTATAATGGCATCCTTAATACTTGGTGATCAACTATACTCTGGAGG GATTATTGGTTCAGTCCTTATTATCATTGGTCTTTACTCTGTGCTCTGGGGAAAGAGTGAAGAGAAGAAGCCTGGAAGCCATGAAGGAGTGAAGGATATAACAAAACAACTCCTTGATGAAGAGAATAATCAACACAGAGGCAATGCTGACATCCCATGTTAG